In Mucilaginibacter celer, one DNA window encodes the following:
- the ppsA gene encoding phosphoenolpyruvate synthase: MTGNHNATAFISDFHHLDKTQLAIAGGKSANLGELSRIEGVNVPDGFCVLTGAFNAIIGTLPVLDSLFEQLSSLNAADRTKINELGAEIRKHIEDAFIPSAIEADIIAHLTKFDAEDAFAIRSSATAEDLPTASFAGQQDTYLNIIGREAILKHISKCWASLFTERAIMYRIQNGFDHSKVQLAVVVQKMVFPQAAGVLFTADPVTSNRKIVSIDAVYGLGEAMVSGLVNADNYKVRNGTITGKNIPLKKLAVYAVKAGGTQQQQIEPERQNVQVLSDEEILKLEHIGRKIEQHFGCPQDIEWCLADGVFYIVQSRPITTLYPIPDANDQEKHVYISVGHQQMMTDAMRPLGLSLWQLTAARPMYKAGGRLFVDVADSLKLATGRQMLLKAMGQHDPLIKDALVTLIEQDDFIKLLPDDSGDAGKGNNETHPTVPPVSAKADPAMIPDLIESNEASVGALKQEIQSKSGTDLFDFIVKDLQHMRQDLFGPQNMAAIMAGINASTWINEKMMEWLGEKNTADKLSQSQANNVTSEMGLALLDVADVIRPYPEVIAHLQVVQDDSFLDELPKFKGGEETRNAIMAYLQKYGMRCAGEIDITQTRWSESPKLLLPIILGNIKNFEPGAGSRKFEKGLQEALNKKQELLNSLRQLPDGDKKAEEAGQMINQLRDFAGYREYPKYCIVSRLWVYKQALLREAEKLVRAKFIEKKEDVYYLSFQEFREAVHLNKIDQSLIGTRKEEHKIHEKLNPPRVITSDGEIITGKYQRENLPEKALIGLPVSAGIIEGRARVILNMADASLEEGDILVTVFTDPSWTPLFVSIKGLVTEVGGLMTHGAVIAREYGLPAVVGVENATKLIADGQRIRVNGMDGYVEIL, translated from the coding sequence ATGACAGGTAACCATAATGCAACCGCCTTTATTTCAGATTTTCATCATCTCGATAAAACACAACTTGCAATAGCAGGGGGCAAGAGCGCTAACCTGGGCGAGCTATCCCGGATTGAAGGAGTTAATGTGCCGGATGGCTTTTGCGTTTTAACGGGGGCTTTCAATGCCATAATTGGAACATTGCCGGTACTTGACAGTTTGTTTGAACAGTTATCATCATTAAATGCTGCCGACCGTACTAAAATAAATGAGTTAGGTGCTGAAATACGTAAGCATATTGAAGACGCTTTTATCCCATCAGCGATTGAAGCGGATATCATAGCACATCTTACAAAATTTGATGCAGAAGACGCTTTTGCAATCAGATCGAGCGCAACGGCCGAGGATTTACCAACAGCATCCTTTGCAGGGCAACAGGATACCTATCTGAACATTATAGGCAGGGAGGCTATCCTTAAGCACATCAGCAAGTGTTGGGCCTCGCTATTTACCGAAAGGGCAATTATGTACCGCATTCAAAACGGTTTTGATCATAGTAAGGTTCAATTGGCCGTGGTGGTACAAAAAATGGTTTTCCCTCAGGCTGCCGGCGTACTGTTCACTGCCGATCCCGTTACTTCAAACCGGAAGATAGTTTCTATTGATGCAGTTTACGGGCTTGGTGAAGCTATGGTTTCCGGCCTGGTAAATGCCGATAACTATAAAGTTCGCAATGGTACTATTACCGGCAAAAACATCCCCTTAAAAAAGCTGGCGGTTTATGCAGTAAAAGCTGGCGGTACCCAACAACAGCAAATTGAACCTGAACGGCAAAATGTCCAGGTGCTTAGCGATGAAGAGATTTTAAAGCTTGAACATATCGGCCGGAAGATTGAACAACATTTTGGCTGCCCGCAGGATATTGAATGGTGCTTGGCCGATGGTGTGTTTTATATTGTACAAAGCCGGCCCATAACCACTTTATATCCCATACCCGACGCAAATGATCAGGAAAAACATGTTTATATATCTGTAGGGCATCAGCAAATGATGACGGATGCCATGCGGCCATTGGGCTTATCGTTATGGCAGCTAACAGCCGCCCGGCCTATGTATAAGGCAGGTGGCCGGTTATTTGTTGATGTTGCGGATAGCCTGAAGTTGGCTACCGGGCGGCAAATGCTGCTGAAAGCCATGGGGCAGCATGATCCGTTGATAAAAGATGCACTTGTTACACTTATTGAGCAGGATGATTTTATAAAACTATTGCCGGATGATAGCGGGGATGCCGGTAAAGGGAATAATGAAACTCATCCTACGGTACCTCCCGTGTCGGCGAAAGCCGACCCTGCTATGATTCCTGATCTGATTGAAAGTAATGAAGCATCGGTTGGAGCCTTAAAACAAGAGATTCAAAGCAAATCAGGAACCGATCTGTTTGATTTTATAGTTAAGGATCTACAGCACATGAGGCAGGATTTATTCGGACCGCAAAACATGGCTGCTATTATGGCCGGCATCAATGCTTCAACCTGGATCAATGAAAAAATGATGGAATGGCTGGGTGAAAAAAATACGGCCGATAAGCTCTCTCAATCGCAGGCTAACAATGTAACTTCCGAAATGGGGCTGGCGTTACTGGATGTGGCCGATGTAATCCGCCCGTACCCGGAAGTAATTGCTCATTTGCAGGTGGTACAGGATGATAGTTTTTTGGATGAATTGCCAAAATTTAAAGGCGGTGAAGAAACCCGCAATGCTATCATGGCTTATCTGCAAAAATACGGCATGCGTTGCGCAGGAGAAATTGATATTACCCAAACACGATGGAGCGAAAGCCCCAAATTGCTTTTGCCCATCATTCTTGGCAATATCAAAAATTTTGAGCCAGGCGCAGGCAGCCGCAAATTTGAGAAGGGATTACAGGAAGCATTGAACAAGAAACAGGAATTATTGAATAGTTTGAGGCAACTGCCGGATGGAGATAAAAAAGCGGAAGAAGCCGGGCAAATGATCAACCAGCTTCGTGATTTTGCAGGTTATCGCGAATATCCTAAATACTGTATAGTTAGCCGCCTTTGGGTTTATAAGCAGGCTCTGCTGCGCGAAGCCGAAAAACTGGTAAGGGCTAAGTTTATTGAAAAAAAAGAAGACGTGTATTATCTCTCTTTTCAGGAATTTCGCGAAGCGGTACATCTTAATAAGATAGATCAATCCCTTATTGGTACCCGGAAAGAAGAGCATAAAATACACGAAAAATTAAATCCACCACGGGTTATCACCTCCGATGGTGAAATTATTACGGGTAAATATCAAAGAGAAAACCTGCCTGAAAAGGCCTTGATAGGATTACCGGTTTCTGCCGGTATTATTGAGGGCAGGGCACGTGTAATATTAAACATGGCCGATGCCAGCCTGGAAGAAGGAGATATCCTGGTAACTGTATTTACCGACCCCAGCTGGACTCCGTTGTTTGTATCCATAAAAGGCCTGGTAACCGAAGTTGGCGGCCTGATGACACACGGGGCGGTAATAGCCCGCGAATATGGGCTGCCGGCAGTTGTAGGGGTAGAGAATGCGACTAAGCTGATTGCGGATGGGCAACGGATAAGGGTGAACGGGATGGACGGATATGTGGAGATATTGTAG
- a CDS encoding sensor histidine kinase: MQVSSTQIEQLAILITAVFILAPITLILLVSQYNQRKRKHADETIRMKQNFDTEISRVRVEVHEQTLETVGADLHDHIGQLLSLTNLTLKSINEQNPEKTREKIDSAISLTSKSIQELRLLGKLLQGEQMLKDGLINSVKNEIKWLQKSETVTVEILCPEQEALPGLDANSELMIFRIFQESVNNIIKHAEATIIMISIECSEDLLTLKISDDGCGFDVEEKTNASGHMGISNILNRAELICGTAEILSIPGKGTTVTIKVPYKNNNEHINH; the protein is encoded by the coding sequence ATGCAGGTATCATCAACGCAAATCGAACAATTAGCGATATTAATTACGGCGGTTTTTATCCTCGCCCCTATAACGCTGATTCTTTTAGTTAGCCAATACAACCAGCGAAAGAGGAAACATGCAGACGAAACGATCAGGATGAAGCAGAATTTTGATACCGAAATAAGCAGGGTACGCGTAGAGGTGCATGAACAAACGCTGGAAACTGTTGGTGCCGATCTTCATGATCATATCGGTCAGCTTTTAAGCCTCACTAACCTAACGCTTAAATCAATAAATGAACAGAACCCCGAAAAAACGAGGGAGAAAATCGATTCGGCCATTTCGCTAACCAGTAAATCAATCCAGGAGCTGCGCCTGCTGGGCAAACTGTTACAGGGCGAACAAATGCTTAAAGACGGGCTCATCAATTCGGTTAAAAACGAAATTAAATGGCTCCAAAAATCAGAAACGGTAACCGTAGAAATCCTTTGCCCGGAACAGGAAGCTTTGCCCGGGCTGGATGCCAATAGTGAGCTGATGATATTCCGCATTTTCCAGGAATCTGTGAACAATATTATCAAACATGCCGAGGCAACGATTATCATGATTTCGATTGAATGTTCGGAAGATCTGCTTACATTAAAGATTAGTGATGACGGCTGCGGATTTGATGTTGAAGAAAAAACAAACGCATCCGGGCACATGGGTATCAGCAATATATTAAACCGCGCCGAACTCATCTGCGGAACTGCCGAAATATTAAGTATACCTGGCAAGGGCACTACAGTAACAATCAAAGTTCCCTATAAAAACAACAATGAGCACATCAACCATTAA
- a CDS encoding response regulator transcription factor produces MSTSTIKIGIVDDHLLFRRGMIALLREYADIEVVCEAGNGKQLQECLAAGRIPDVVLMDVNMPVMDGYDTTSWLKTNYPDIAVLALSMYEDDKSVIKMIKCGAGGYVLKECHPAELKEAVTALKQRGVYLNELVSGKMYRSFAKPAETTISPKESEFLKLCCSDLTYKEIADLMSISPRTVDNHRESLFMKLQVKSRVGLVLYAIKNNVVSV; encoded by the coding sequence ATGAGCACATCAACCATTAAAATAGGTATAGTAGATGATCACTTGCTTTTTCGTCGCGGCATGATTGCCCTGTTGCGCGAATATGCCGATATAGAAGTGGTTTGCGAAGCTGGAAACGGCAAACAGCTACAGGAATGCCTGGCGGCCGGCCGGATCCCGGATGTTGTTTTAATGGATGTAAATATGCCGGTGATGGATGGCTACGATACCACCTCCTGGCTCAAAACAAATTATCCTGATATAGCCGTACTTGCTTTAAGCATGTATGAAGACGACAAAAGCGTTATTAAAATGATAAAATGCGGCGCTGGAGGCTATGTATTGAAAGAATGCCATCCTGCCGAGTTAAAAGAAGCTGTAACCGCATTGAAACAACGCGGCGTTTACCTTAACGAACTGGTTTCGGGCAAAATGTACCGCTCATTTGCAAAACCGGCAGAAACCACGATCTCTCCAAAAGAAAGCGAGTTTTTGAAGCTATGTTGTTCTGACCTCACTTATAAAGAGATAGCAGATCTCATGTCCATCAGTCCAAGAACGGTGGATAATCACCGGGAGTCGCTATTCATGAAACTGCAGGTTAAATCGCGGGTAGGGCTTGTTTTATATGCTATCAAAAATAATGTAGTAAGCGTTTAG
- a CDS encoding leucine-rich repeat domain-containing protein yields the protein MLYLNIKNNQITAIPDRIGRLKKLQKLYLDGNPISPDNIRRIHELLPDCIRDK from the coding sequence TTGTTGTATCTAAATATCAAAAACAATCAAATTACAGCAATACCTGATAGGATTGGTCGGCTAAAAAAACTTCAGAAGCTTTATTTAGATGGTAACCCGATATCGCCCGATAATATAAGGCGGATCCATGAATTACTTCCGGATTGTATAAGAGATAAATAA
- the istA gene encoding IS21 family transposase, producing MSKIRQILRMYSQGRSKLSIAAQSGVSRNTAKKYLVAFDASGFTFEEINTLNDKELEDFFGKSSERPPDKRMVALQRCFPQIDKELKRVGMNRRILWEAYIKEFPDGFKYTQFCFYYNQWKARVNPTMHLDHKAGDKLYVDFAGEKLSITDKDTGEVIEAEVFVAILGASQLTYVEAVLSQQKEDFIAACENALHFYGGVPAAIVPDNLKAAVTKSNRYEPTLNETFADFADHYGTTILPARAYRPRDKALVEGAVKIVYSRIYAPVRKEAYHTLAELNTAVKAALEAHNSQPLKGRNYSRKLQFEEIERQALSPLPALRYEFKRQHQATVMKNGHVCLGIDKHYYSVPYRFIGRKVKLLYSRTNVEVYYHYERIAMHRRIKSPYSYTTDKDHLASTHRFMTEWTPDKFLEWAASIHEDVRLYILKILDRKQHPEQAYRSCIGILSLARKAGNERLASACRRALGYGVYNYKTIQQILENKMDSYEDSLFADELPMPSHDNIRGENYYK from the coding sequence ATGAGTAAGATAAGACAGATCCTAAGGATGTACAGCCAGGGCCGCAGCAAGCTATCGATAGCGGCCCAGTCCGGCGTGTCACGCAATACCGCAAAGAAGTACCTTGTTGCGTTCGATGCCAGCGGCTTTACGTTCGAAGAGATCAATACCCTTAATGATAAAGAGCTGGAGGACTTCTTTGGCAAAAGCAGTGAACGCCCCCCGGACAAGCGCATGGTGGCCCTGCAGCGCTGTTTCCCGCAGATAGATAAAGAGTTAAAGCGTGTCGGCATGAACCGCCGCATCCTGTGGGAAGCTTATATCAAAGAGTTCCCTGACGGGTTCAAGTACACCCAGTTCTGCTTTTATTACAACCAGTGGAAAGCCCGCGTGAACCCCACGATGCACCTGGATCATAAAGCCGGTGATAAGCTGTATGTGGACTTTGCCGGTGAAAAGCTAAGCATAACGGACAAGGATACCGGTGAGGTCATCGAGGCCGAGGTGTTCGTTGCTATCCTTGGTGCCAGTCAGCTAACTTACGTAGAAGCTGTGCTGAGCCAGCAGAAAGAAGACTTTATAGCAGCCTGCGAGAATGCCCTGCACTTTTATGGCGGCGTACCTGCCGCCATCGTTCCCGACAACCTGAAGGCTGCCGTTACCAAAAGCAACCGCTATGAGCCAACACTGAACGAGACCTTTGCCGACTTTGCCGACCATTACGGAACGACCATCTTACCAGCGAGGGCGTACCGCCCTCGCGACAAAGCACTGGTAGAAGGAGCTGTTAAGATCGTTTACAGCCGTATCTACGCACCTGTTCGCAAAGAGGCCTATCATACCCTTGCAGAACTGAACACAGCGGTCAAAGCCGCTTTAGAAGCACATAACAGCCAGCCGCTGAAAGGCCGCAATTACAGCAGAAAGCTCCAGTTCGAGGAGATAGAACGCCAGGCTCTCTCGCCATTACCGGCATTACGTTATGAGTTCAAACGGCAGCACCAGGCCACCGTAATGAAGAACGGGCATGTTTGTCTTGGTATCGACAAACACTACTACAGCGTACCGTACCGCTTCATCGGCAGGAAGGTCAAACTGCTGTATTCCCGCACCAACGTAGAGGTCTATTACCACTACGAACGCATTGCCATGCACAGGCGTATCAAAAGCCCTTACAGCTATACTACGGATAAAGACCACCTGGCTTCGACACACCGCTTTATGACCGAATGGACACCAGATAAGTTCCTGGAATGGGCGGCATCCATTCATGAGGATGTGAGGCTTTACATCCTGAAGATACTGGACCGGAAGCAACACCCGGAACAAGCTTACCGCTCCTGTATCGGTATCCTCAGCCTGGCGCGTAAGGCAGGTAACGAAAGGCTGGCCAGCGCTTGCAGGCGTGCACTCGGTTATGGCGTTTATAACTACAAGACCATACAGCAGATACTGGAGAACAAGATGGACAGCTACGAGGATAGCTTATTTGCTGACGAACTGCCTATGCCCAGCCATGACAATATCCGTGGAGAGAACTACTATAAATAA
- the istB gene encoding IS21-like element helper ATPase IstB — translation MNTNTLDKLRKLKFFGMYHAFKSCLETGQTAEYTTDELLAHLVEAEWDDRQNRRIERTIMYAKFRYKASVENIHYHADRSIDRNQVMRLADCHFIDRNENLLITGSTGIGKSYIASAIGHQACILGYRVFYASTPKLFAKLKMAKADGSYMKDVAKLERQQLLILDDFGIQPFDAQSRAALMEIIEDRHGKTSLIITSQLPVSKWYEVIGEKTIADAILDRIVHDAHRMELKGESMRKRRPAEPEKSYLQNTL, via the coding sequence ATGAACACGAACACCTTGGACAAACTTCGCAAGCTGAAGTTCTTTGGCATGTACCATGCCTTTAAAAGCTGCCTGGAAACGGGCCAGACCGCTGAATACACTACTGATGAACTGCTGGCCCACCTGGTAGAGGCCGAATGGGACGACCGGCAGAACAGGCGCATAGAGCGTACGATCATGTATGCTAAGTTCCGCTATAAGGCCTCGGTAGAGAACATCCACTACCATGCCGACCGTAGTATCGACCGCAATCAGGTAATGCGCCTGGCAGACTGCCACTTTATTGACCGGAATGAGAACCTGTTGATCACAGGCAGCACCGGTATCGGCAAAAGCTATATCGCTTCTGCTATCGGACACCAAGCCTGCATACTGGGTTACCGCGTGTTCTATGCCAGCACACCCAAGCTCTTTGCTAAGCTGAAGATGGCTAAGGCAGATGGTTCCTATATGAAGGATGTCGCCAAACTGGAACGCCAGCAACTACTGATCCTGGATGACTTCGGTATACAGCCTTTTGATGCGCAGAGCAGGGCTGCACTGATGGAGATCATTGAGGACAGGCACGGTAAAACGTCATTGATCATTACCTCTCAACTGCCGGTCAGTAAATGGTATGAGGTCATTGGTGAAAAGACGATCGCTGATGCTATCCTTGACCGTATCGTGCATGATGCGCACCGGATGGAACTTAAGGGAGAGTCGATGAGAAAAAGAAGGCCGGCAGAGCCCGAAAAAAGCTATCTGCAAAACACACTTTAA